The Populus alba chromosome 4, ASM523922v2, whole genome shotgun sequence genome contains a region encoding:
- the LOC118055107 gene encoding pentatricopeptide repeat-containing protein At5g39350 — MNGPTKSTISKTTKLLLAPKTTRYQSLLKHYGASQSLTRTIQLHAHLITSGLLSIDIRSVLVATYAHCGYVHNARKLFDVLPQRGTLLYNFMIKMYIAKGDYFEAMKVFLEMLGSKDCCPDNYTYPFVIKACSELLLVEYGRVLHGLTLVSKFGSHLFVLNSLLAMYMNCGEVEEARKVFDAMKEKSVVSWNTMINGYFKNGFANTALVVFNQMVDSGVEIDGASVVSVLPACGYLKELEVGRRVHGLVEEKVLGKKIVSNALVDMYAKCGSMDEARLVFDNMVERDVVSWTSMINGYILNGDAKSALSLFKIMQIEGLRPNSVTIALILLACASLNNLKDGRCLHGWVMKQRLYSEVAVETSLIDMYAKCNCLGLSFSVFTRTSRKKTVPWNAMLSGFAHNKLATEAIGLFKKMLMEGVEINAATCNSLLPAYGILADLQPVNNINSYLMRSGFVSNIQVATSLVDIYSKCGSLESAHKIFNTIPVDVQDICVWSIIIAGYGMHGHGETAVLLFKQMVQSGVKPNDVTFTSILQSCSHAGLVDDGLDLFKFMLKDHQTIPNDDHYTCMVDLLGRAGRMDEAYDLIKTMPFMPGHAVWGALLGACVMHENVELGEVAAKWLFELEPDNTGNYVLLAKLYAALGRWEDAENVRQRMDDIGLRKAPARSMIGVGTVNW; from the coding sequence ATGAATGGCCCAACAAAGAGTACTATATCCAAAACAACCAAGCTCTTGCTCGCCCCTAAAACGACCCGATACCAGTCTCTCTTAAAACACTATGGAGCCTCTCAATCCCTCACCAGAACAATACAACTCCATGCCCACCTCATTACCTCTGGCCTTCTTTCCATCGATATCCGGTCAGTCCTTGTCGCTACCTATGCGCATTGTGGGTACGTACATAATGCACGCAAACTGTTCGATGTATTGCCTCAACGAGGCACGCTCTTATATAATTTCATGATTAAAATGTATATAGCTAAGGGGGATTATTTTGAAGCGATGAAGGTGTTTCTTGAAATGCTTGGATCAAAAGATTGCTGCCCGGATAATTATACATACCCGTTTGTTATTAAAGCCTGTAGTGAATTGTTATTGGTTGAATATGGTAGAGTGCTTCATGGGCTGACGCTAGTGTCAAAGTTTGGTTCACACTTGTTTGTGCTGAATTCTTTATTGGCAATGTATATGAATTGTGGGGAAGTGGAGGAGGCAAGAAAGGTTTTTGATGCAATGAAAGAGAAGAGTGTGGTTTCTTGGAATACTATGATAAATGGGTATTTCAAGAATGGGTTTGCAAATACTGCTTTGGTGGTTTTTAACCAAATGGTGGATTCTGGGGTTGAGATTGATGGTGCTAGTGTGGTTTCTGTGTTGCCGGCTTGTGGGTATTTGAAGGAATTGGAAGTGGGGAGAAGGGTTCATGGATTAGTGGAAGAGAAGGTTTTAGGTAAAAAGATAGTGAGCAATGCATTGGTGGATATGTATGCTAAGTGTGGTAGTATGGATGAGGCGAGGTTGGTTTTTGATAACATGGTTGAAAGGGATGTAGTGAGTTGGACTTCAATGATTAATGGGTACATTTTGAATGGTGATGCGAAAAGTGCATTATCACTTTTTAAGATTATGCAGATTGAAGGGTTACGACCCAATTCAGTGACTATAGCCTTGATTCTTTTGGCTTGTGCTAGTTTGAATAATTTGAAGGATGGTCGTTGCTTGCATGGTTGGGTGATGAAGCAAAGGCTTTATTCAGAAGTTGCTGTAGAGACTTCATTGATTGACATGTATGCAAAATGCAATTGTCTTGGCCTAAGTTTCTCAGTCTTTACTAGAActtcaagaaagaaaacagtTCCATGGAATGCAATGCTCTCTGGTTTTGCTCATAATAAACTTGCAACCGAAGCAATAGGACTTTTCAAGAAAATGCTAATGGAAGGAGTGGAAATAAATGCTGCAACATGCAATAGTCTCCTTCCTGCATATGGCATTCTTGCTGATCTGCAGCCTGTAAACAATATAAACAGTTATCTAATGAGGTCTGGGTTTGTTTCAAATATTCAAGTTGCCACATCTCTGGTTGATATATATTCCAAGTGTGGAAGTTTAGAATCTGCTCACAAGATTTTTAATACTATCCCTGTAGATGTCCAGGACATTTGTGTGTGGAGTATAATTATAGCTGGTTATGGAATGCATGGACATGGTGAGACTGCTGTTTTACTTTTCAAACAAATGGTTCAGTCTGGGGTGAAGCCAAATGACGTTACTTTTACTTCAATATTGCAATCTTGCAGCCATGCTGGCTTGGTGGATGATGGCTTGGATTTGTTCAAATTCATGCTCAAGGATCACCAAACAATCCCCAATGATGATCATTACACATGCATGGTTGATTTGCTTGGTCGTGCTGGTCGAATGGATGAAGCTTATGATCTGATAAAGACAATGCCATTTATGCCAGGCCATGCTGTATGGGGTGCATTGCTTGGTGCTTGTGTGATGCATGAAAATGTTGAATTGGGAGAGGTTGCAGCAAAATGGCTTTTTGAGCTCGAGCCAGATAACACAGGAAATTATGTTCTGCTGGCCAAACTTTATGCTGCACTGGGAAGGTGGGAAGATGCGGAAAATGTGAGACAAAGGATGGATGACATCGGATTACGAAAAGCACCCGCCCGCAGTATGATTGGGGTTGGAACTGTGAATTGGTAA
- the LOC118055108 gene encoding probable galacturonosyltransferase 14 isoform X1, with protein sequence MQLHISPSMRSITISSSGNNGFIDSMKIKVAARHISYRTLFHTILILAFLLPFVFILTAVVTLEGVNKCSSFDCLGRRLGPRLLGRVDDSGRLVKDFYKILNQVKNEEIPDGVKLPASFNHLVSEMKNNQYDARTFAFMLRAMMEKLEREIRESKFAELMNKHFAASSIPKSIHCLSLRLTDEYSSNAHARTQLPSPEFLPLLSDNSYHHFVLSTDNILAASVVVTSTVQSSLKPDRIVFHIITDKKTYAGMHSWFALNPASPATVEVKGVHQFDWLTRENVPVLEAVENHNGIRDYYHGNHIAGTNLSDTTPRRFASKLQARSPKYISLLNHLRIYIPELFPNLDKVVFLDDDVVIQHDLSPLWEIDLQGKVNGAVETCKGEDEWVMSKHLKNYFNFSHPLVAKNLDPDECAWAYGMNIFDLHAWRNTNIRETYHSWMKENLKSNLTMWKLGTLPPALIAFKGHVHPIDPFWHMLGLGYQKNTNIESVKKAAVIHYNGQSKPWLEIGFEHLRPFWTKYVNYSNDFIRNCHILDSV encoded by the exons ATGCAGCTTCACATCTCTCCTAGCATGAGAAGCATCACTATATCTTCGAGCGGCAACAATGGATTTATTGACTCAATGAAGATCAAAGTCGCAGCTCGCCATATCTCTTATCGAACCCTTTTTCATACTATACTCATTCTTGCTTTCTTGTTACCTTTTGTATTCATTCTTACTGCTGTGGTTACGCTTGAAGGAGTCAATAAGTGCTCCTCATTTG ATTGTTTAGGTAGGCGGTTAGGACCAAGGCTTCTTGGAAGAGTAGATGATTCAGGG AGGCTTGTTAAAGACTTTTACAAGATACTCAATCAAGTAAAAAATGAGGAAATCCCAGATGGTGTAAAGCTCCCGGCTTCTTTTAATCACCTTGTTTCTGAAATGAAGAACAATCAGTATGATGCAAGGACATTTGCATTCATGTTGAGGGCTATG ATGGAAAAATTGGAAAGAGAAATTAGGGAATCTAAATTTGCAGAGCTGATGAACAAACACTTTGCTGCAAGTTCCATCCCCAAAAGCATCCACTGTCTCTCTCTACGTCTGACTGATGAATATTCTTCTAATGCTCATGCACGTACACAGTTGCCTTCTCCAGAGTTCCTTCCTTTGCTCTCTGACAACTCGTACCACCACTTTGTCCTCTCAACTGATAACATTTTGGCTGCCTCAGTTGTTGTCACTTCTACTGTCCAGTCATCTCTAAAGCCTGACAGGATAGTTTTTCACATCATCACTGACAAGAAAACTTATGCGGGTATGCATTCATGGTTTGCGCTAAACCCAGCCTCCCCAGCTACTGTTGAAGTGAAGGGTGTTCACCAATTTGACTGGTTAACAAGAGAGAATGTTCCAGTGCTTGAAGCTGTGGAGAATCATAATGGTATCAGGGATTATTACCATGGGAATCATATTGCAGGGACAAATCTTAGTGATACAACACCACGGAGATTTGCTTCTAAATTGCAGGCTAGAAGTCCGAAGTATATATCATTACTTAACCATCTTCGGATATACATACCCGAG CTCTTTCCAAACCTCGACAAGGTGGTGTTTTTAGATGATGATGTTGTAATTCAACATGATTTGTCTCCACTTTGGGAAATTGACCTTCAGGGAAAGGTCAATGGAGCTGTAGAAACTTGTAAAGGTGAAGATGAGTGGGTAATGTCCAAGCATCTCAAGAACTACTTCAATTTTTCACATCCCCTCGTAGCAAAGAATTTGGACCCTGATGAATGTGCATGGGCTTATGGAATGAATATATTTGATCTCCATGCATGGAGGAACACGAATATAAGAGAAACCTACCATTCCTGGATGAAAGAG AACCTAAAGTCAAACCTGACGATGTGGAAACTCGGAACCCTACCACCAGCATTGATTGCATTTAAAGGTCATGTTCATCCAATTGATCCATTCTGGCATATGCTTGGACTGGGATATCAGAAGAATACAAATATCGAGAGTGTAAAGAAGGCTGCAGTTATTCACTACAATGGTCAGTCTAAACCTTGGCTGGAAATTGGCTTTGAGCATCTACGACCATTTTGGACCAAGTATGTGAATTACTCTAATGATTTTATAAGGAACTGCCACATCCTGGATTCAGTTTGA
- the LOC118055108 gene encoding probable galacturonosyltransferase 14 isoform X2 — protein MQLHISPSMRSITISSSGNNGFIDSMKIKVAARHISYRTLFHTILILAFLLPFVFILTAVVTLEGVNKCSSFDCLGRRLGPRLLGRVDDSGRLVKDFYKILNQVKNEEIPDGVKLPASFNHLVSEMKNNQYDARTFAFMLRAMMEKLEREIRESKFAELMNKHFAASSIPKSIHCLSLRLTDEYSSNAHARTQLPSPEFLPLLSDNSYHHFVLSTDNILAASVVVTSTVQSSLKPDRIVFHIITDKKTYAGMHSWFALNPASPATVEVKGVHQFDWLTRENVPVLEAVENHNGIRDYYHGNHIAGTNLSDTTPRRFASKLQARSPKYISLLNHLRIYIPENLKSNLTMWKLGTLPPALIAFKGHVHPIDPFWHMLGLGYQKNTNIESVKKAAVIHYNGQSKPWLEIGFEHLRPFWTKYVNYSNDFIRNCHILDSV, from the exons ATGCAGCTTCACATCTCTCCTAGCATGAGAAGCATCACTATATCTTCGAGCGGCAACAATGGATTTATTGACTCAATGAAGATCAAAGTCGCAGCTCGCCATATCTCTTATCGAACCCTTTTTCATACTATACTCATTCTTGCTTTCTTGTTACCTTTTGTATTCATTCTTACTGCTGTGGTTACGCTTGAAGGAGTCAATAAGTGCTCCTCATTTG ATTGTTTAGGTAGGCGGTTAGGACCAAGGCTTCTTGGAAGAGTAGATGATTCAGGG AGGCTTGTTAAAGACTTTTACAAGATACTCAATCAAGTAAAAAATGAGGAAATCCCAGATGGTGTAAAGCTCCCGGCTTCTTTTAATCACCTTGTTTCTGAAATGAAGAACAATCAGTATGATGCAAGGACATTTGCATTCATGTTGAGGGCTATG ATGGAAAAATTGGAAAGAGAAATTAGGGAATCTAAATTTGCAGAGCTGATGAACAAACACTTTGCTGCAAGTTCCATCCCCAAAAGCATCCACTGTCTCTCTCTACGTCTGACTGATGAATATTCTTCTAATGCTCATGCACGTACACAGTTGCCTTCTCCAGAGTTCCTTCCTTTGCTCTCTGACAACTCGTACCACCACTTTGTCCTCTCAACTGATAACATTTTGGCTGCCTCAGTTGTTGTCACTTCTACTGTCCAGTCATCTCTAAAGCCTGACAGGATAGTTTTTCACATCATCACTGACAAGAAAACTTATGCGGGTATGCATTCATGGTTTGCGCTAAACCCAGCCTCCCCAGCTACTGTTGAAGTGAAGGGTGTTCACCAATTTGACTGGTTAACAAGAGAGAATGTTCCAGTGCTTGAAGCTGTGGAGAATCATAATGGTATCAGGGATTATTACCATGGGAATCATATTGCAGGGACAAATCTTAGTGATACAACACCACGGAGATTTGCTTCTAAATTGCAGGCTAGAAGTCCGAAGTATATATCATTACTTAACCATCTTCGGATATACATACCCGAG AACCTAAAGTCAAACCTGACGATGTGGAAACTCGGAACCCTACCACCAGCATTGATTGCATTTAAAGGTCATGTTCATCCAATTGATCCATTCTGGCATATGCTTGGACTGGGATATCAGAAGAATACAAATATCGAGAGTGTAAAGAAGGCTGCAGTTATTCACTACAATGGTCAGTCTAAACCTTGGCTGGAAATTGGCTTTGAGCATCTACGACCATTTTGGACCAAGTATGTGAATTACTCTAATGATTTTATAAGGAACTGCCACATCCTGGATTCAGTTTGA
- the LOC118055109 gene encoding membrane-anchored ubiquitin-fold protein 2: MAGVQDQLEIKFRLTDGSDIGPKTFPAATSVATLKENILAHWPKEKENGPRTLKDVKLISAGKILENNRTVGECQGPLCDIPGGVTTMHVVVHPSSVEKEKKAANQPRQSKCVCVIL; encoded by the exons ATGGCTGGGGTGCAAGATCAGTTAGAGATCAAGTTTCGATTGACGGATGGATCGGATATTGGTCCCAAAACCTTTCCTGCTGCTACAAGTGTTGCAACCTTGAAGGAAAATATTCTTGCCCACTGGCCTAAAG AAAAGGAGAATGGTCCAAGGACATTGAAGGATGTCAAGTTAATTAGTGCAGGAAAAATACTGGAAAACAACAGAACTGTAGGGGAATGCCAAGGCCCACTGTGTGATATCCCTGGCGGGGTTACAACCATGCATGTTGTTGTTCATCCATCTTCTGTAGAGAAAG AGAAGAAAGCGGCAAACCAACCAAGGCAAAGCAAATGCGTTTgtgttatattataa